Below is a window of Rhodoglobus vestalii DNA.
GACAAGGTTGAAGTGAATATCAAGCCGGGTTCCCAGAGTGGCGAGGTTCTCACTGTCAAAGATCGGGGCATCACGAGCCTGCGCGGAGGTGGGCGCGGTGACTTACGGCTGGGCATCCAGGTGATCACTCCCACCAAGTTGAGTAACGCTGAGCAGGCCCTGATCAAGCAGCTGGCGGCCGCTCGTAAGAACAAAGCGCCACACTTCGCCGAGTTCCAGCAGGGACTCTTCGCTAAGCTGCGCGACCGGTTCCTTTAGGTAACCGCCGGTGGCTCACCTGTATATCGATGAAGAACTGGATGCCGCCCAGGTCGGCGACACTGTCTCGTTGACGAAAGCGGAAGCGCGTCATGCGGTGACTGTCTCGCGCCTCGCGGTGGGGGAGTCGATCGCCATTAGCAACGGTGCCGGGCTGACCGTGTCGGGGCCGATCATCACAGCCGAACACACGGAACTCAGCATTCGTGTGAGTGAGGTTCAGCATGCTGAGCGAAACACTCCCGCAGTGTTCCTCGCGCAGGCTCTTGCCAAAGCAGACAGGGATGAGCTCGCGGTGCAGGTCGCCACTGAGCTGGGTGTCGACGGTGTTGTTCCGTGGTCGGCGGCGCGCAGCATCTCCCGCTGGCAGGGCCCCAAAGTTGCCAAGGGGCGCGATCGGTGGGCGGCTATTGTTCGCGAGGCGAGCAAGCAGTCGCTGCGTTCATGGCTGCCGGACGTGCTCGATCTCGTCTCCACCAAACAATTGGCAGCATTCGCCTCCACCACCCGGATGCTCATCCTCGAGCCGACCGCGACAGAAACGCTTGCCGACCTCATCGTTGATGATCGCGACATTGTGCTCGTCGTGGGGCCGGAGGGTGGCGTGGCTGACCATGAGCTTGAGCTATTGACGGCGGCCGGAGCATCCGCGATTCGCCTCGGCACTGAAGTGTTGCGCACCTCTACGGCGGGACCGGCGGCGCTCGCCGTGCTGAACGTCAAGCTTGGTCGTTGGGGCTAGAGGTTTAGGCTAGAGCCATGTCTGATTCCCCTTCGATCTTCACAAAGATCATTGCTCGCGAGATTCCCGCCGATATTGTCTTCGAGTCAGCTTCGGTGATTGCGTTTCGGGATATTGCGCCCCAAGCACCGGTGCATTTACTCGTTGTTCCCACGACCGAGCAGTTTGCCAACGTTGCAGAGCTTGCGGCTGGCAACCCGGCGCTGCTTTCCGAGGTCGTCACAGTGGCACAGCAACTCGCCAACGAGCACACCAACGGCGAATACCGACTCATTTTCAACACCGGCGAGAGCGCCGGTCAAACCGTGTTCCACGTGCACGCTCATGTGCTCGGCGGACACCTCGAGGAAGGCACCCTTGGTCACTAGTGACTCTGAGTTCGCACACACAGATAAAGCACATCCGGCTGAGCGCGACAGCGTTTCGATCGAAGTAGATGGCGTTGCCATGGTGCGGCTGCTTGGCCCCCACGATCGACTGTTCCGCGTGGTTGAGAGCACATTTCCGGATGTTGAGATGCACGTTCGTGGAAACCAGATCACCCTCACCGGTGACGCAGTTGCGGTAGCGTCAGCACGCGAACTTGTTGACGAATTGGTCACGATGGTGCGCGGCGGTAACGATATCGGCGAGCAAGAAGTCGAGTCGTCAGCGAGCATCCTGCGACAGAACCAGGGCAGCCCGAATCTGCTTCTGGGCCAAACAATTCTCACCTCCCGCGGAAAAGCCATTCGCCCAAAAACTCTGGGCCAATCGCAGTATGTCGAAGCGATAGATAACAACATCATAGTTTTCGGCATCGGCCCGGCCGGCACTGGCAAGACGTACCTTGCAATGGCAAAAGCTGTGCAGGCACTGCAGCGCAAAGAAGTTGACCGCATCATTTTGAGTCGCCCGGCGATCGAAGCAGGGGAGCGTCTGGGTTTCTTGCCCGGGTCCCTTACGGACAAAATTGATCCCTACCTTCGTCCGCTATATGACGCGCTCAACGAGATGATGGATCCCGAACTGGTGCCGAAGCTGCTTGCGGCAGGAACCGTCGAAGTGGCACCGCTGGCCTACATGCGCGGTCGCACACTAAACAACTCCTTCATCGTGCTCGATGAAGCCCAAAACACCACCCCCGAACAGATAAAAATGTTTTTGACGCGCCTCGGTTTTGACTCCAAGATGGTCATCACCGGAGACATCACGCAGGTCGATCTGCCCGAAGGTGCAAGCGGGCTCAAACTTGTCTCGAAGGTTCTGCGCGATATTGACGACATCCACTTTGCGGAGCTCACAAGCGCCGACGTTGTGCGTCATAGCCTCGTGGGCAGGATCGTTGACGCGTATACGACGTACGACGCCGAGAAGCAGCGCGATGACTACTACAGCAAGAACCGACCGCGCGCGCGCAGCCGCAACCACGAGGGACGCTAGCGTGTCAATTGAAATCAACAACGAGTCAGGCATCGACGTCGATGAGCATGCCTTTCAGCGTCTCTCCACTTTTGCGCTCGATCAGCTTCATGTGCACCCGGATGCCGAACTCGGCATCGTCTTTGTCGACGAGGCAGCGATCGAACAGCTTCACCTGCAATGGATGGATGAGCCCGGCCCCACCGACGTGCTCAGCTTTCCGATGGATGAGTTGCGCCCCGGTACCGAAGCGCACCAGACCCCGGCGGGGCTGCTCGGCGACATTGTGGTCTGCCCCCAGGTAGCGATTTCGCAGGCCGAGACAGCTGGTCATCCGCCGCTGGAAGAGATGCTCTTGTTGACCACCCACGGCCTGCTTCACCTGCTTGGCTTTGATCACGCGGAGCCTGACGAAGAGAAAGAAATGTTTAGCCTCCAGCGCGAGATCTTGCTGGGCTTCACCCTCGCCGAACGAAGTAGGTAGCAGCAATGCTGAACGGCATCTTCCTCACCGTGGCGATTCTGCTGGTCTCGCTCGGTGGATTACTGGCAGCGGCCGACTCTGCGCTGACCGTGCTCAGCCGCAGTGATCTCGTCGAGCTTGCCGGACGCAGCCGCGCCAAAAAAGCTATTATGGCCATCTCGCACGACATGGGCGCCCACTTCAACGCACTCAACTTCATGCGAATTGTGCTCGAAACCACGGCGGCCGTGCTCGTAACCCTCGTATTTGCGTCAGTGTTTGAGCAGTGGTGGCTTGCGCTGCTCTTTAGCGCGCTCATCATGATCGGAGCGTCCTTTGTTCTGGTCGGCTCAAGCCCGCGCAGTGTCGGACGGGCACACTCACGCAAGGTAGTGCAAATCGCGGCCCCTCTCGTGCGGGGTGTGCGCGTCATCTTGGGGCCCATCGCTGATGCCCTAGTGGCTATCGGCAACCGGGTGACCCCGGGCCGACCGCGCAGCGCAACTTTCTCCAGCGAAGAACAACTGCTCAGCATGGTGGATGAAGCCACCGAACACGAGGTGTTGGATCAAGACGATCGTGATCTCATCCACTCAATTTTCGAGTTCAACAGCACCGTGGTTCGCGAGGTCATGATTCCGCGCACCGACATGGTGACGGTAGAAGCGGATGTCACGGCGAGCGCGGCAATGGGGTTGTTCCTGAGCCGGGGTGTTTCACGGGTTCCCGTGATTGGCGAAGACATAGACCAAGTCATGGGCGTGCTGTACCTGCGCGATGTTGCCCGAGTGGTCTACGAACAGCCGGTTGAATCCGACAAGCTCACAACGAGAGAGCTTGCTCGCCCCGCACTGTTCGTGCCGGAATCGCAGCGCGCCGATAGCCTGCTGCGTCAAATGCAACGGGAATCGAACCATCTTGCGATGGTGGTCGATGAGTACGGTGGCATCGCCGGGCTAGTCTCATTGGAAGACCTCATCGAAGAACTTGTCGGAGATATTTCTGACGAGTACGACCGTGAGGTGGCCGAGTTTGAAGAACTCGCTGATGGCACGTTCCGGGTGAGCGCGCGATTGCCGATCGATGAACTGGGCGATCTATTCGGACTGGAGCTTGATGATGACGAGGTTGACTCCGTGGGAGGGCTCATCATGAAAACTCTGGGCAGACTTCCCGAGAGCGGTGCGGTAGCGCACTATTCGGGGCTTGTGCTCACGGCCGAGCGCACCGAAGGACGACGCAAACGCATCAGTACCGTGCTGGTCGCCAAAGACCCTTGGCTCGAGAACCAACACGAATCAGACTCGAATGACCGAGAGAACGGTGAATCACAGTGACCGACAGCAGTGAGTTCAGAGCAGGATTTGTGACCTTCGTTGGTCGGCCCAATGTGGGAAAGTCGACCCTCACCAATGCGCTCGTTGGCGAAAAGGTGGCGATCACCTCATCCAAACCACAAACGACGCGTCGAGCCATTCGC
It encodes the following:
- a CDS encoding HIT domain-containing protein encodes the protein MSDSPSIFTKIIAREIPADIVFESASVIAFRDIAPQAPVHLLVVPTTEQFANVAELAAGNPALLSEVVTVAQQLANEHTNGEYRLIFNTGESAGQTVFHVHAHVLGGHLEEGTLGH
- a CDS encoding hemolysin family protein → MLNGIFLTVAILLVSLGGLLAAADSALTVLSRSDLVELAGRSRAKKAIMAISHDMGAHFNALNFMRIVLETTAAVLVTLVFASVFEQWWLALLFSALIMIGASFVLVGSSPRSVGRAHSRKVVQIAAPLVRGVRVILGPIADALVAIGNRVTPGRPRSATFSSEEQLLSMVDEATEHEVLDQDDRDLIHSIFEFNSTVVREVMIPRTDMVTVEADVTASAAMGLFLSRGVSRVPVIGEDIDQVMGVLYLRDVARVVYEQPVESDKLTTRELARPALFVPESQRADSLLRQMQRESNHLAMVVDEYGGIAGLVSLEDLIEELVGDISDEYDREVAEFEELADGTFRVSARLPIDELGDLFGLELDDDEVDSVGGLIMKTLGRLPESGAVAHYSGLVLTAERTEGRRKRISTVLVAKDPWLENQHESDSNDRENGESQ
- the ybeY gene encoding rRNA maturation RNase YbeY; its protein translation is MSIEINNESGIDVDEHAFQRLSTFALDQLHVHPDAELGIVFVDEAAIEQLHLQWMDEPGPTDVLSFPMDELRPGTEAHQTPAGLLGDIVVCPQVAISQAETAGHPPLEEMLLLTTHGLLHLLGFDHAEPDEEKEMFSLQREILLGFTLAERSR
- a CDS encoding PhoH family protein, producing MVTSDSEFAHTDKAHPAERDSVSIEVDGVAMVRLLGPHDRLFRVVESTFPDVEMHVRGNQITLTGDAVAVASARELVDELVTMVRGGNDIGEQEVESSASILRQNQGSPNLLLGQTILTSRGKAIRPKTLGQSQYVEAIDNNIIVFGIGPAGTGKTYLAMAKAVQALQRKEVDRIILSRPAIEAGERLGFLPGSLTDKIDPYLRPLYDALNEMMDPELVPKLLAAGTVEVAPLAYMRGRTLNNSFIVLDEAQNTTPEQIKMFLTRLGFDSKMVITGDITQVDLPEGASGLKLVSKVLRDIDDIHFAELTSADVVRHSLVGRIVDAYTTYDAEKQRDDYYSKNRPRARSRNHEGR
- a CDS encoding 16S rRNA (uracil(1498)-N(3))-methyltransferase; translated protein: MAHLYIDEELDAAQVGDTVSLTKAEARHAVTVSRLAVGESIAISNGAGLTVSGPIITAEHTELSIRVSEVQHAERNTPAVFLAQALAKADRDELAVQVATELGVDGVVPWSAARSISRWQGPKVAKGRDRWAAIVREASKQSLRSWLPDVLDLVSTKQLAAFASTTRMLILEPTATETLADLIVDDRDIVLVVGPEGGVADHELELLTAAGASAIRLGTEVLRTSTAGPAALAVLNVKLGRWG